From one Paenibacillus terrae HPL-003 genomic stretch:
- a CDS encoding FadR/GntR family transcriptional regulator, which produces MLAQTQRLTLVEQVAYQIQGKIENSEWQVGMRIPPEPELMEQLQVSRNTLREAIRALTYAGLLKTRQGDGTYVCSSSVLGSVIKKVIQHTDKLESLEVRYALEREAAVLAALRRGEEDLEAIRTCLDQCRQAASQHDLKAYAHWDVEFHKMVIAASHNQLMANLYNHISEALQNMVLETKDFKNATFYLDSHDLLYQAIANQDCHQAEMAVRLYIEKAHAKLC; this is translated from the coding sequence TTGTTAGCTCAGACTCAACGTTTAACCTTGGTGGAACAGGTGGCCTACCAGATCCAGGGGAAGATCGAAAATAGCGAATGGCAAGTAGGGATGCGTATTCCTCCAGAGCCCGAACTAATGGAACAGCTTCAAGTCAGCCGTAATACCTTGAGGGAAGCTATTCGGGCTTTAACGTATGCGGGTCTGCTGAAGACCAGACAAGGGGATGGGACCTATGTCTGCTCCTCAAGTGTTTTGGGGTCAGTGATTAAAAAAGTGATTCAGCATACCGATAAGCTTGAGAGCCTGGAGGTCCGATATGCATTGGAAAGAGAGGCTGCTGTCCTGGCTGCGCTCAGGAGAGGCGAAGAAGATTTGGAGGCGATTCGGACATGCTTGGACCAGTGCAGACAAGCAGCCAGCCAGCATGATCTCAAAGCTTATGCTCACTGGGATGTCGAGTTTCACAAAATGGTGATTGCTGCTTCACATAATCAATTGATGGCGAATTTGTACAATCATATTTCCGAGGCGCTGCAAAACATGGTTTTGGAAACGAAGGACTTCAAAAATGCGACTTTTTATCTCGACTCTCATGATTTGCTTTATCAAGCCATTGCCAATCAGGATTGTCACCAAGCTGAGATGGCTGTTCGTTTATACATTGAAAAGGCCCATGCTAAACTGTGCTAA
- a CDS encoding helix-turn-helix domain-containing protein — MNSTSTLLHLAQNGDKEAEATLITRYEPVINKYAKRNGSMDEDCKQQLTIAFILAVRRFDLSRYE; from the coding sequence ATGAATAGTACTTCTACTCTGCTCCATTTAGCGCAGAATGGTGACAAAGAGGCAGAAGCCACGTTGATCACTCGTTATGAGCCAGTTATTAATAAATATGCCAAACGAAATGGAAGTATGGACGAGGACTGCAAACAACAGTTGACGATTGCCTTTATCCTGGCAGTTCGGCGCTTTGATCTTAGTCGTTATGAATAA